A region of Solanum dulcamara chromosome 7, daSolDulc1.2, whole genome shotgun sequence DNA encodes the following proteins:
- the LOC129896363 gene encoding protein mago nashi homolog, with the protein MGEMAENDEFYLRYYVGHKGKFGHEFLEFEFRPDGKLRYANNSNYKNDTMIRKEVFLTPSVLKECRRIVADSEIMKEDDNNWPEPDRVGRQELEIVMGNEHISFTTSKIGSLMDVQTSKDPEGLRIFYYLVQDLKCFVFSLISLHFKIKPI; encoded by the exons ATGGGGGAAATGGCAGAGAATGATGAGTTTTACCTGAGATATTACGTGGGTCACAAAGGAAAATTCGGTCACGAGTTCTTAGAATTTGAGTTTAGGCCTGATGGCAAGCTCCGTTATGCTAACAATTCCAACTACAAGAACGATACAATGATTCGCAAGGAAGTCTTCCTCACTCCTTCTGTTCTCAAAGAATGCCGCCGCATTGTTGCCGATAGCGAG ATCATGAAGGAAGACGATAACAACTGGCCTGAACCAGATAGAGTGGGTAGACAGGAGCTTGAGATTGTGATGGGAAATGAACACATATCATTCACTACATCTAAGATTGGCTCATTAATGGATGTGCAGACCAGTAAAGATCCCGAGGGACTTCGTATCTTCTATTATCTTGTTCAG GATCTGAAGTGTTTCGTGTTCTCTCTCATATCGCTCCATTTCAAGATCAAACCCATTTAA
- the LOC129895262 gene encoding peptide methionine sulfoxide reductase A3-like, with protein MMKHYYKEILRTFPAILIQEKLIIDPTMLLKTCIASSTITTTTTSPLISSFKPSLLLLPFSQNPRKVSSTFPRTSKTPSLYSPPKMSWLNKLGFGARTDAPMDPSSSAIAQGPDDDIPAPGQQFAQFGAGCFWGVELAFQRVPGVTKTEVGYSQGYLDNPTYEDICSGTTFHSEVVRVQYDPKECNFDTLLDVFWDRHDPTTLNRQGNDVGTQYRSGIYFYTPEQEKAAIEARDRQQKILNRNIVTEILPAKKFYRAEEYHQQYLARGGRFGFRQSSEKGCNDPIRCYG; from the exons ATGATGAAACATTATTATAAGGAAATTCTCAGGACATTTCCAGCAATACTTATCCAAGAAAAACTTATTATAGATCCCACAATGCTCCTCAAGACTTGCATCGCTTCCTCCACCATAACCACCACCACAACATCTCCACTAATTTCCTCCTTCAAACCCtcgcttcttcttcttcccttcTCCCAAAACCCCCGTAAAGTTTCTTCAACCTTTCCTCGTACTTCCAAAACCCCATCTCTCTACTCTCCACCAAAGATGAGTTGGCTCAACAAATTGGGTTTTGGTGCTCGTACTGATGCTCCAATGGACCCTTCTTCCTCTGCAATTGCACAAGGACCTGATGATGACATCCCAGCACCAGGACAACAATTTGCCCAATTTGGAGCGGGATGCTTTTGGGGTGTTGAATTGGCGTTTCAGAGAGTGCCTGGTGTTACAAAGACAGAGGTTGGATATTCACAAGGgtatttggataatcctacctATGAAGATATATGCTCTGGAACTACTTTTCATTCTGAGGTTGTTAGAGTCCAGTATGATCCTAAGGAGTGCAATTTCGATACCTTGCTTGATGTATTTTGGGATCGGCATGATCCTACCACCCTCAATAGACAG GGTAATGATGTTGGCACCCAATACAGGTCTGGAATTTACTTCTATACACCTGAGCAAGAGAAGGCAGCTATAGAAGCGCGAGACAGACAGCAAAAGATATTGAACAGGAATATTGTTACTGAGATCTTGCCTGCTAAGAAATTTTACAGAGCTGAGGAGTATCATCAACAGTACCTTGCAAGGGGGGGTCGCTTTGGTTTCAGGCAGTCTAGTGAGAAGGGATGCAATGATCCCATCCGATGCTATGGTTAA
- the LOC129894648 gene encoding uncharacterized protein LOC129894648, whose amino-acid sequence MELMKQQVTCQSTRQGILNYAKFVKDIVSNKSKLFEFKIVELTEECSSRILNKSKLPAKQKDLGSFTVQVTIGKYSNARGLCDMGASINLMPRSILKKLGLEELKATTILLQLADRSIARPDGIIEDVLVQVGSLSKVDFVVLDFEPDPDVPFIFGHPFLATNGALIDVAASRLTMRAHDKVEVFDVYHTLKLPVVYEKLSVVTITDEKVSTQCIIANDSLAKVVMAQDIEEEVDAKELASVLDMPNISIWKKNVEPLNRELVPSPKPSLEEAPKLELK is encoded by the exons ATGGAGCTTATGAAACAGCAGGTGACATGTCAGTCAACACGGCAG GGAATTCTAAATTATGCTAAATTTGTCAAAGATATTGTGTCAAATAAAAGCAAgttatttgaatttaaaatagtGGAACTCactgaagagtgtagttcaagaatcttgaatAAAAGTAAGCTTCCAGCTAAGCAAAAAGATCTAGGTAGTTTCACAGTACAGGTAACCATTGGTAAGTATAGTAATGCAAGAGGTCTCTGTGATATGGGGGCTAGTATTAACTTGATGCCTAGATCTATACTTAAGAAATTAGGCTTGGAAGAACTTAAAGCAACAACTATTTTGCTACAGTTAGCTGATCGTTCTATAGCTAGACCTGACGGTATCATTGAAGATGTGTTAGTACAAGTAGGATCCCTCAGTAAAGTTGATTTTGTTGTTTTAGATTTTGAGCCTGACCCCGATGTTCCTTTTATCTTTGGACACCCGTTCTTAGCAACAAACGGGGCACTTATTGATGTGGCTGCAAGTAGGTTAACCATGAGAGCACATGACAAAGTGGAAGTGTTCGATGTATATCACACATTGAAATTGCCTGTAGTTTATGAAAAACTGTCAGTTGTAACCATCACCGATGAGAAAGTCTCAACTCAATGCATTATAGCAAATGATTCATTGGCAAAAGTTGTGatggctcaagatattgaagagGAAGTAGACGCTAAAGAGTTAGCCAGTGTGCTTGATATGCCAAATATCAGCATATGGAAAAAGAATGTGGAACCTTTGAATAGAGAATTGGTACCTTCACCCAAGCCTTCtttggaagaagctcctaaATTGGAGTTGAAATAA